A stretch of the Coprobacillus cateniformis genome encodes the following:
- the efp gene encoding elongation factor P — translation MINVGDLRPGMTFQYDGNLYVVLEYSHNKTARAAANIKVKMKNMRTGSTTEVTFGNSEKVAKAHIEKRKMQYLYDSGDMLVFMDNETYDQIEIPSDRLQWELNFLKASDEVEVTSFENEVLGVQLPVNVAFTITETEPAVKGDTATGASKNATIETGFQIKVPLFISEGEKVIVNTEDGKYQGRA, via the coding sequence ATGATTAATGTTGGTGATTTAAGACCAGGTATGACTTTTCAATATGATGGCAACTTATATGTTGTTCTAGAATACTCACATAATAAAACTGCACGTGCAGCTGCAAATATTAAAGTGAAAATGAAAAACATGAGAACTGGTTCTACAACTGAAGTTACATTTGGAAATAGTGAAAAAGTTGCTAAAGCACATATTGAAAAAAGAAAAATGCAATATCTATATGATAGTGGAGATATGTTAGTTTTTATGGATAATGAGACATATGACCAAATTGAAATACCTAGTGATCGTTTACAATGGGAATTAAATTTCTTAAAAGCTTCTGATGAAGTGGAAGTTACAAGTTTTGAAAATGAAGTTTTAGGAGTGCAATTACCAGTAAATGTTGCTTTTACAATTACAGAAACTGAACCAGCTGTGAAAGGTGATACTGCAACAGGTGCATCTAAAAATGCGACAATTGAGACAGGATTTCAAATTAAAGTGCCATTATTCATCAGCGAAGGTGAAAAAGTTATTGTTAATACTGAAGATGGTAAATATCAAGGAAGAGCGTAA
- a CDS encoding SpoIIIAH-like family protein, protein MNKQAFTFLTLFSLILVLSIYYIMLPPSSNQEVVTNTQTTIEQLQQQLNKKRDDIIAKNNEIIAKESSTSDSINEALETISETKNLGEKEKSIVAKIKELGYQDVYVEIDNQTIKVTVLKKDATQSDASKVIKEVLKLVGDNYQVEVKFISE, encoded by the coding sequence ATGAATAAACAAGCTTTTACTTTTTTAACACTCTTTAGTTTGATATTAGTGTTGTCTATTTATTACATTATGTTACCACCAAGTTCTAATCAAGAAGTTGTCACCAATACACAAACAACAATTGAACAATTGCAACAACAATTAAATAAAAAAAGAGATGATATCATTGCTAAAAACAATGAGATTATTGCTAAAGAATCAAGTACATCAGATTCTATCAATGAAGCGCTTGAAACAATTAGTGAAACGAAAAACCTTGGTGAAAAAGAAAAGAGTATTGTTGCAAAGATTAAAGAACTTGGATATCAAGATGTTTATGTTGAAATAGACAATCAAACAATTAAAGTAACTGTTTTAAAGAAAGATGCAACACAAAGTGATGCTTCAAAAGTTATCAAAGAAGTTTTAAAGTTGGTAGGAGATAATTATCAAGTTGAAGTCAAATTTATTAGTGAATAA
- a CDS encoding Asp23/Gls24 family envelope stress response protein, with translation MAHNEYYTFDQGTVNGKILMNIQVFDEITKKTVSEMKNVSLDTSKGIQIPGTKAVVSCSIKDNEVYVCIHVRLKYGVNVSKMTREIQEKIATSIKQMTGVLVKHVDIEVDNIDF, from the coding sequence ATGGCACATAATGAATACTATACATTTGATCAAGGAACTGTGAATGGAAAGATTTTAATGAATATTCAAGTCTTTGATGAAATTACTAAGAAAACTGTAAGTGAAATGAAAAATGTTTCTTTAGATACATCTAAAGGTATTCAAATTCCTGGAACAAAAGCAGTTGTTTCTTGTTCAATTAAGGATAACGAAGTTTATGTATGCATTCATGTTCGTTTGAAATATGGTGTGAATGTGTCTAAAATGACAAGAGAAATACAAGAAAAAATTGCAACTTCTATTAAACAAATGACAGGCGTTTTAGTTAAACATGTTGATATTGAAGTTGATAATATTGATTTCTAG
- the nusB gene encoding transcription antitermination factor NusB, with protein MEKTRRQIAREKATIGVYQNLLVDSSLEDILTFLSEEKTLTKSEETMAFSRWLVETTLQNKESYQTLIEKHLKKGWKFERLSMMEKAILMIAACELLESDLPKTIVINEAVLNAKKFCDDDSYKFINGVLGQII; from the coding sequence ATGGAAAAAACACGAAGACAAATCGCTAGAGAAAAAGCAACTATTGGAGTTTATCAGAATCTTTTGGTTGATAGTTCTCTTGAAGATATTTTAACTTTTTTGAGCGAAGAAAAAACATTGACAAAAAGTGAAGAGACAATGGCATTTAGTCGTTGGTTAGTAGAAACAACTCTTCAAAATAAAGAATCATATCAAACTTTGATAGAAAAACATTTAAAGAAGGGTTGGAAATTCGAACGTTTGAGTATGATGGAAAAAGCTATTTTAATGATTGCTGCCTGTGAGTTATTAGAGTCTGATTTACCTAAAACTATCGTTATTAATGAAGCAGTTTTAAATGCTAAGAAATTCTGTGATGATGATTCTTACAAATTCATTAATGGTGTATTAGGTCAAATTATTTAA
- the xseA gene encoding exodeoxyribonuclease VII large subunit, which produces MERQYISVFALNKYIKAKMNQDVSLQNVYIKGEISNYRPHPSGHLYFTLKDENSRVSAIMFASAARKMSFQIENGMQVFIHASVSVYEASGQYQLYVQTIQQDGIGNLYLQYEALKRKLEKEGLFDLKYKQSIRSFPKGIAVLSAKQGAAVQDIVRTIHLRFPFAKVIVFPIPVQGKNAYLQIIETLKQVDTLGFDTIILARGGGSIEDLWNFNEEDLARCVFACQTPIITGIGHETDFTICDFVSDYRSATPTAAAVKATPDQKELRVYQENLQRQLLYKMKHRLDVQRQYLSRLQQSYYLNNPEVIYSHEFLRLTKLQDKLSYQFKVFDMRVYQQLASYQTELKNQIDLKLQAYEHQLHQHITTLDALSPLKVLQRGYTLIQKEKTMIKKSKDLKSGDIIDIQFQDGHQKAEIK; this is translated from the coding sequence ATGGAAAGACAATACATAAGTGTTTTTGCTTTAAATAAGTATATTAAGGCAAAGATGAATCAAGATGTTTCTTTGCAAAATGTTTATATTAAAGGAGAAATTTCAAATTATAGGCCACATCCTAGTGGTCATCTTTATTTCACTTTAAAAGATGAGAATTCCAGGGTAAGTGCAATTATGTTTGCATCTGCCGCCCGTAAGATGAGTTTTCAAATTGAAAATGGTATGCAAGTTTTTATTCATGCGAGCGTTTCAGTATATGAGGCTTCTGGACAATATCAACTTTATGTTCAAACAATTCAACAGGATGGTATAGGAAACCTTTATCTGCAATATGAAGCACTAAAAAGAAAATTGGAAAAAGAGGGACTCTTTGATCTAAAGTATAAGCAATCTATTCGTTCTTTCCCTAAAGGAATTGCAGTTTTGTCAGCTAAGCAAGGTGCTGCTGTACAAGATATTGTTCGAACAATACATTTACGATTTCCTTTTGCAAAAGTCATTGTTTTTCCAATACCTGTTCAGGGTAAAAATGCTTATTTACAGATTATTGAAACTTTAAAACAAGTTGATACCTTAGGCTTTGATACAATTATTTTAGCAAGAGGTGGTGGCTCTATTGAAGATTTATGGAATTTTAATGAAGAAGATTTAGCACGTTGTGTTTTTGCATGTCAAACACCTATTATAACAGGCATTGGACATGAAACTGATTTTACAATTTGTGATTTTGTCAGTGATTATCGTAGTGCGACTCCAACAGCTGCAGCGGTGAAAGCAACACCTGATCAAAAAGAACTGAGAGTATATCAAGAAAACTTACAAAGACAATTGTTATATAAAATGAAACATCGCCTAGATGTACAAAGACAATACTTATCTCGTTTACAACAATCTTATTACTTAAATAATCCAGAAGTGATTTATTCTCATGAGTTTTTAAGATTGACTAAATTGCAGGATAAGTTGTCATATCAATTTAAAGTTTTTGATATGCGAGTGTATCAACAACTAGCAAGTTATCAAACCGAACTTAAAAATCAAATAGATTTGAAATTACAGGCATATGAACATCAATTGCATCAACATATTACAACTTTAGATGCATTGAGTCCACTGAAGGTTTTACAAAGAGGTTATACACTCATTCAAAAAGAAAAAACTATGATTAAGAAATCAAAAGATTTAAAATCTGGAGATATTATTGATATTCAATTTCAAGATGGTCATCAAAAAGCAGAGATTAAGTAG
- the xseB gene encoding exodeoxyribonuclease VII small subunit, translating to MENMTYEKAISRLEEIVSKLEGNEIPLEDSIALFQEGIELSKYCDDKLKNIQEKVAQIYENGQLKDMKTEE from the coding sequence ATGGAAAATATGACATATGAAAAAGCTATTTCACGTTTAGAAGAAATTGTTTCAAAACTTGAAGGAAATGAAATACCTTTAGAGGATAGTATTGCATTGTTTCAAGAAGGAATTGAATTATCTAAATATTGTGATGATAAACTTAAGAATATTCAAGAAAAAGTTGCTCAGATTTATGAAAATGGACAATTAAAAGATATGAAGACAGAGGAATAG
- a CDS encoding polyprenyl synthetase family protein codes for MEQLRTEINSRLEELLEPLKNGPVKEAMSYSLLAPGKRLRPLLFLSVLRSYQIDYHIYMDIACAIEMIHTYSLIHDDLPGMDNDDLRRGRPTCHKQFDEATAILAGDALLNLGVNTILNISIDSDLKVKLLNRLYEASGINGMIYGQQQDITFEKQLANLEQLKDIHKHKTGELIAVSMQLGSLIANPSDYQYWTSIGFDLGLAFQIQDDILDVVGNTEQLGKKVGSDQENHKTTYVSLIGIDKSELAIQELFKKCYENIYAMRINHGLILELLSIILKRVN; via the coding sequence ATGGAACAATTAAGAACTGAGATAAATTCACGATTAGAGGAACTTCTAGAACCATTAAAAAATGGACCTGTTAAAGAAGCTATGAGCTATTCTTTATTAGCTCCTGGAAAAAGATTAAGGCCATTGCTATTTTTAAGTGTTTTAAGAAGTTATCAAATTGATTATCATATTTATATGGATATTGCCTGTGCAATAGAAATGATTCATACATATTCATTAATTCATGATGATTTACCTGGAATGGATAATGATGATTTGAGACGTGGACGTCCAACGTGCCATAAACAATTTGATGAAGCTACTGCTATTTTGGCAGGTGATGCCTTACTAAATCTAGGTGTAAATACTATTTTAAATATATCTATTGATAGTGATTTAAAGGTGAAACTTTTGAATCGTCTTTATGAAGCGAGTGGTATTAATGGTATGATTTATGGTCAACAACAGGATATCACTTTTGAAAAGCAATTAGCGAATTTAGAACAACTCAAAGATATTCACAAACATAAAACAGGTGAATTGATTGCTGTAAGTATGCAATTAGGCAGTTTGATTGCCAATCCTAGTGATTATCAATATTGGACAAGTATTGGTTTTGATTTAGGGCTTGCTTTTCAAATTCAAGATGATATTTTGGATGTTGTTGGAAATACAGAACAGTTAGGAAAGAAAGTTGGCAGTGACCAAGAAAATCATAAAACAACATATGTTTCATTAATAGGGATTGATAAATCAGAATTAGCAATTCAGGAATTATTTAAAAAATGTTATGAAAATATATATGCAATGAGAATTAATCATGGATTAATTCTAGAATTATTATCAATTATTTTGAAAAGGGTGAATTAG
- the dxs gene encoding 1-deoxy-D-xylulose-5-phosphate synthase translates to MNLEKIKNPEFIKQLNIEELEDLASDIRQFIIKSVSQTGGHFSSNLGIVELTIALHYIFDSPQDKMIYDVGHQSYVHKILTGRAKDFTTLRQFEGLSGFQKRKESVHDVWEAGHSSTAISGGIGMAVARDLNHEDGDVLCIVGDAAIMSGESFEALNHLGSIDSKVIIILNDNDMSISKNVGGFSNFLSEVRISTQYKNAKYNYVSFLEKSKLGKKVYKFTKRIKDHIKENVLEDNIFGEFGLDYIGPVDGHDFRELFNALSLAKEMSHSVVVHVHTIKGKGYVLAENDRQGVYHGVAPFDYKEGIYKKESQLMSWSAVVSSQIEKLMKEDEDIVVITPAMISGSCLGEIFRKYPHRSFDVGIAEEHAMTFAAGLSVAHKKPYITIYSSFLQRCYDQINHDIARMNLPCLIGVDRCGLVGADGETHHGVFDISFLSAIPHIVYMTPKDTQEARRMVNTAMKNFDMPYIMRFPRGNVFDCDVATDEFIEIGTWEKIIDDQTHHLTIITYDAKVNTVKELIEKNHLPINLVNARFIKPMDEKMLNEFYDNHQDLIIYETDLMIGSLGSMIAKYYSQNHMNISIDYLGIDDRYTPQGDVETLLKYENMSLDDLFNVIKEKCHEEGKS, encoded by the coding sequence ATGAATCTTGAAAAGATCAAAAATCCAGAATTTATAAAACAATTAAATATTGAGGAGTTGGAAGATCTTGCAAGTGATATCAGACAGTTTATTATAAAGAGCGTTTCACAAACTGGTGGTCATTTTTCTAGCAATCTTGGTATTGTTGAATTGACAATAGCACTTCATTATATTTTTGATTCTCCACAGGATAAAATGATTTATGACGTAGGACATCAATCTTATGTGCATAAGATATTGACAGGACGGGCTAAAGATTTTACAACGCTTAGACAATTTGAAGGGTTGAGTGGTTTTCAAAAACGAAAGGAAAGTGTTCATGATGTTTGGGAAGCTGGACATTCTTCAACAGCTATATCAGGTGGTATAGGGATGGCTGTTGCACGTGATCTTAATCATGAAGATGGAGATGTGCTTTGTATAGTTGGAGACGCAGCTATTATGAGTGGTGAGTCTTTTGAAGCTCTTAATCATTTAGGTTCTATTGATTCTAAAGTCATTATTATTTTGAATGATAATGATATGTCAATTTCAAAAAATGTTGGTGGATTTAGTAATTTTCTATCTGAGGTGCGTATTTCTACACAATATAAGAATGCTAAATACAATTATGTATCTTTTCTTGAAAAATCAAAACTTGGAAAAAAAGTCTATAAATTCACAAAGAGAATTAAAGATCATATCAAGGAAAATGTTTTAGAAGACAATATTTTTGGTGAGTTTGGTTTGGATTATATTGGTCCAGTAGATGGGCATGATTTTAGAGAACTTTTTAATGCATTGAGTTTAGCAAAGGAAATGTCACACAGTGTGGTTGTCCATGTTCATACAATAAAAGGAAAAGGTTATGTATTGGCTGAAAATGACCGCCAAGGCGTTTATCATGGTGTCGCACCTTTTGATTATAAAGAAGGAATATATAAAAAAGAGTCACAACTTATGAGTTGGAGTGCTGTTGTTTCTTCACAAATTGAAAAATTAATGAAAGAAGACGAAGATATTGTTGTTATTACTCCTGCTATGATTTCAGGGAGTTGTTTAGGTGAAATTTTTAGAAAATATCCTCATCGGAGTTTTGATGTTGGTATTGCAGAAGAACATGCTATGACTTTTGCAGCAGGGTTATCTGTTGCCCATAAAAAACCATACATTACTATTTACTCATCGTTTTTACAGCGTTGCTATGATCAAATTAATCATGATATAGCTAGAATGAATTTGCCATGTCTTATTGGTGTTGACAGATGTGGACTGGTGGGAGCAGATGGTGAAACACATCATGGAGTTTTTGATATAAGTTTTCTGTCTGCTATACCTCATATTGTCTATATGACTCCGAAAGATACGCAAGAGGCTCGCAGAATGGTTAATACAGCTATGAAAAACTTTGATATGCCATATATTATGCGATTCCCTCGCGGAAATGTTTTTGATTGTGATGTTGCAACTGATGAGTTTATTGAGATTGGGACTTGGGAAAAAATCATTGATGATCAAACACATCATTTAACAATTATTACATATGATGCTAAAGTTAATACAGTTAAAGAGTTGATTGAAAAAAATCATTTGCCAATTAATCTTGTCAATGCAAGATTTATAAAACCAATGGATGAGAAGATGCTCAATGAATTCTATGATAATCATCAGGATTTAATTATTTATGAAACTGATTTAATGATTGGCTCATTAGGATCGATGATTGCAAAATATTATTCTCAAAATCATATGAATATAAGTATAGATTATTTAGGAATTGATGACAGGTATACACCTCAAGGAGATGTTGAAACTTTATTAAAATATGAAAACATGAGTTTGGATGATCTTTTCAATGTTATAAAGGAGAAATGTCATGAAGAAGGAAAGAGTTGA
- a CDS encoding TlyA family RNA methyltransferase, whose amino-acid sequence MKKERVDVLCVEQGLFDSREKAKRAIMAGIVRDEYDYIDKPGTKIPVDSQLYIKGEQLAYVSRGGLKLEKAIKEFGLDLNGLIMLDIGSSTGGFTDCGLQNGVKEVYALDVGTNQLVWKLRNDERVHVMEKTNFRYATLDMFQFGQPEFVSIDVSFISLKHIFPALSHILKKDGYIVALIKPQFEAGKDDVGKHGIVSEPSVHERVIKEVIDYAHDSHMSLKQLTYSPITGGVGNIEFLGCFQNNETQDCFIDVQKVVATAHQYFKG is encoded by the coding sequence ATGAAGAAGGAAAGAGTTGATGTTCTTTGTGTAGAGCAAGGTTTATTTGATTCAAGAGAGAAAGCCAAAAGAGCAATTATGGCTGGGATTGTTAGAGATGAATATGATTATATTGATAAGCCAGGAACAAAAATACCTGTTGATTCACAGCTTTATATAAAGGGTGAACAATTGGCATATGTTTCCCGTGGTGGTTTAAAATTAGAAAAAGCTATCAAAGAATTTGGGCTTGATTTAAACGGTTTGATTATGCTAGATATTGGATCATCCACTGGTGGATTTACAGATTGTGGCCTACAAAATGGCGTTAAAGAAGTTTATGCTTTGGATGTTGGGACGAATCAATTGGTTTGGAAGTTACGTAATGATGAACGTGTTCATGTAATGGAAAAAACGAATTTTAGATATGCAACACTTGATATGTTTCAATTTGGACAACCTGAATTTGTAAGCATTGATGTTTCATTTATATCTTTAAAGCATATATTTCCTGCACTGTCTCATATTTTAAAAAAAGATGGTTATATTGTTGCATTAATCAAACCTCAATTTGAGGCTGGAAAAGATGATGTTGGAAAGCATGGGATTGTAAGCGAGCCATCTGTTCATGAGCGTGTTATTAAGGAAGTTATTGATTATGCTCATGATTCTCACATGTCTTTAAAACAATTGACATATTCACCTATTACTGGTGGTGTTGGTAATATAGAGTTTTTAGGTTGTTTTCAAAACAATGAAACTCAGGATTGTTTTATAGATGTTCAAAAAGTTGTTGCTACAGCACATCAATACTTTAAAGGGTAG
- the recN gene encoding DNA repair protein RecN gives MLKSLYISSFVIIDQTRIDFESGMSVLTGETGAGKSIIIDALGQLCGNRASVSLIKKNCSKAIIEGVFDATMNEALEDICEQLHIEPDEQFVITKEILQSGKSNIKINYQNASNQALKLLMPLLIDIHSQFETQKLFEEKNHIILLDEFSSQELADLQKKYADLYTSYKELKTKLKKTLEEDMSDEQLDFLESQLDEIDKVEYTDDEVDELENELKMLQNFEKMNEDIQNFDRLMNSSKGALPLIKESLNALESVNEIEAFQKSYDNIYNQYYLLIDDYENVMETYREFQFDQYRFNEIQETLYIINRLKRKYGFTMERIKEYRNDIIEKIEKISHREEYIQDLQKQVSESKDAALLIANQMHHIRLKNANHFERLIQKEFRDLYLDKAILKVNFDRVELCKNGIDKIQFLVSINKGQDLSLLNESASGGEISRIMLAIKTIILAYSSIETIIFDEVDTGVSGKVASSIGDKMLQLAQNKQVICITHLPQVACLAEHHYCIEKMITDHETTTAVHLLSKNSRIEEIAKMLSGEKLTPEAIENAKKLLNV, from the coding sequence ATGTTAAAAAGTTTATATATTTCTTCTTTTGTTATTATTGATCAGACACGTATTGATTTTGAAAGTGGTATGAGTGTTCTCACTGGTGAAACAGGCGCTGGTAAATCTATTATTATTGATGCATTAGGGCAGTTGTGTGGGAATAGGGCTTCTGTATCGTTAATTAAGAAAAACTGCTCTAAAGCGATTATAGAGGGTGTTTTTGATGCAACTATGAATGAAGCGTTGGAAGATATATGTGAACAGTTACATATTGAACCAGATGAACAGTTTGTTATTACTAAAGAAATTCTTCAATCAGGAAAAAGCAATATTAAAATAAATTATCAAAATGCTTCAAATCAAGCATTGAAGTTATTGATGCCTTTGCTAATAGATATTCATTCACAGTTTGAAACTCAAAAACTTTTTGAAGAAAAAAACCATATTATATTATTAGATGAGTTTTCTTCTCAGGAATTGGCTGATTTACAAAAAAAATATGCAGATTTATATACTTCTTATAAAGAACTTAAAACGAAATTAAAAAAGACACTTGAAGAAGATATGAGTGATGAACAATTAGATTTTTTAGAGAGTCAATTGGATGAAATTGATAAAGTTGAGTATACTGATGATGAGGTAGATGAATTAGAAAACGAGTTAAAAATGCTTCAAAATTTTGAAAAAATGAACGAAGATATACAGAATTTTGATAGATTAATGAATTCTTCAAAAGGAGCATTGCCTTTAATTAAAGAAAGTTTAAATGCATTAGAGTCAGTCAATGAAATAGAGGCATTTCAAAAATCATATGATAACATTTATAATCAGTACTATTTACTTATTGATGACTATGAAAATGTTATGGAAACATATAGGGAATTTCAATTCGATCAATATCGTTTTAATGAAATTCAAGAAACTCTTTATATAATTAATAGATTAAAGCGAAAATATGGTTTTACGATGGAAAGAATTAAGGAATATCGAAATGATATCATCGAAAAAATAGAAAAAATATCTCATCGTGAAGAATATATTCAAGATTTGCAAAAACAAGTTTCTGAATCAAAAGATGCTGCACTTTTAATTGCTAATCAAATGCATCATATTCGCTTAAAAAATGCAAATCATTTTGAAAGGCTTATCCAAAAAGAATTTAGGGACTTATATTTGGATAAAGCAATATTAAAAGTGAATTTTGATAGAGTTGAACTATGTAAAAATGGAATTGATAAAATACAATTTTTAGTTTCTATTAATAAAGGTCAAGATTTGAGTTTGCTTAACGAAAGTGCTAGTGGTGGAGAAATATCTCGTATTATGCTTGCAATAAAGACAATTATTTTGGCATATAGTTCAATAGAAACCATTATTTTTGATGAAGTCGATACTGGCGTTAGTGGTAAAGTAGCATCTAGTATTGGTGATAAAATGCTTCAATTGGCACAAAATAAGCAAGTTATTTGTATTACACATTTACCACAGGTTGCTTGTTTAGCTGAGCATCATTATTGTATCGAAAAAATGATTACTGATCATGAAACGACAACAGCAGTGCATCTTTTAAGTAAAAATAGTCGTATAGAAGAAATTGCTAAGATGCTTTCAGGAGAAAAATTAACACCTGAAGCTATAGAAAATGCAAAAAAATTATTGAATGTATAA
- a CDS encoding SpoIVB peptidase S55 domain-containing protein, protein MLFKKLSITLVIVVTMLFQTVNVFAADVILGGQSIGIELDYDGVLITGTYDISIDNKKYNPSSDGYLTGDIIKKVNGQSIDSISTLMANVEKEIDNKNTITLTLSRDKKELHKELKFQESDGKFTTGLYVQDGLTGVGTMTYFNPATHHFGALGHVMMDVSLESDVIIKKGSVYNSYVKKINPSENGKPGEKIAEIGSIQIGTIYDNNNYGIYGNYDDYPSQDKQIISTASMDEVEEGEAYFLTVLDGHTLTKCSINITKLKKQNEPSIKGITFEITDEKVLSLTNGVVQGMSGSPIIQNGKLIGCVTHVDVNNVHQGYGLYIDWMLENDK, encoded by the coding sequence TTGCTTTTTAAAAAGTTAAGTATTACACTCGTTATTGTCGTGACGATGTTATTCCAGACAGTCAATGTATTTGCAGCAGATGTTATTTTAGGTGGACAATCAATAGGGATAGAGTTAGATTATGATGGTGTATTGATTACTGGAACATATGATATTTCTATTGACAATAAAAAGTACAATCCTTCTTCAGATGGGTATTTAACAGGAGATATCATTAAGAAAGTGAATGGACAAAGTATTGATTCAATATCAACTTTAATGGCAAACGTTGAAAAGGAAATTGATAACAAAAATACGATTACACTTACACTCTCACGTGATAAAAAAGAACTCCACAAAGAATTAAAGTTCCAGGAATCAGATGGGAAGTTCACAACAGGTTTATATGTACAGGATGGGTTGACTGGTGTAGGAACAATGACATATTTTAATCCTGCCACACATCATTTTGGGGCCTTAGGGCATGTTATGATGGATGTATCGTTAGAAAGTGATGTTATTATTAAAAAAGGCAGTGTCTATAATTCATATGTCAAAAAAATCAATCCTTCAGAAAATGGTAAACCAGGTGAAAAAATAGCCGAAATAGGTTCGATTCAAATTGGAACGATATATGATAATAATAATTATGGTATTTATGGGAATTATGATGATTATCCTAGTCAAGATAAACAAATAATTTCTACGGCTTCTATGGATGAAGTTGAAGAGGGAGAGGCTTATTTCTTAACCGTTTTAGATGGTCATACACTTACAAAATGCTCTATCAATATTACAAAACTAAAAAAACAGAACGAGCCTTCTATTAAAGGTATTACTTTTGAAATTACAGATGAAAAAGTTCTTTCTTTAACAAATGGGGTTGTTCAAGGAATGAGTGGATCACCAATTATACAAAATGGGAAGTTAATTGGGTGTGTTACTCATGTTGATGTCAACAATGTTCACCAAGGTTATGGATTATACATCGATTGGATGCTTGAAAACGACAAATAG
- the spo0A gene encoding sporulation transcription factor Spo0A, producing MKTFIAIDQQELLENIKINLEKTNKFEIIGTANNGTDCFNFLNQRTCDLLIIDLMLSEIDGVGVLNRLKEMHKNSYNKVICVTQFMNQTICNWLEDLSVDYCFKYPFDLQHFVQSALYITTADQQKHDQLLNGDESEKYKKVKIENEITDILHEVGIPAHIKGYMYLRTAILTTYYNIDILGQVTKVLYPDIARMYNTTSSRVERAIRHAIEVAWNRGNTDAIDDIFGYTVSAVKAKPTNSEFIAMIADKLRLAHKTDTVKKESIYNYKDFMLK from the coding sequence ATGAAAACTTTTATAGCAATAGATCAACAAGAATTATTGGAAAATATTAAAATCAATTTAGAAAAAACAAATAAATTTGAAATTATAGGGACTGCAAACAATGGAACAGATTGTTTTAATTTCCTAAACCAAAGAACTTGTGATTTATTAATCATTGATTTAATGCTTTCAGAAATTGATGGTGTAGGAGTTTTAAATAGATTAAAAGAAATGCATAAAAACAGTTACAATAAAGTTATTTGTGTGACACAATTTATGAATCAAACAATTTGTAATTGGCTTGAGGATTTATCTGTAGATTACTGTTTTAAATATCCATTTGATTTACAACATTTTGTCCAATCTGCTCTTTACATAACAACTGCTGATCAACAAAAACATGATCAATTGTTAAATGGGGATGAATCAGAAAAATATAAAAAAGTCAAAATCGAAAATGAAATCACTGATATTTTACATGAAGTTGGAATTCCTGCTCACATTAAGGGGTATATGTATTTAAGAACAGCAATCTTAACAACTTATTATAATATTGATATTTTGGGGCAAGTTACTAAAGTTTTATATCCAGATATTGCTAGAATGTATAATACAACTTCATCTAGAGTTGAAAGAGCAATTCGTCATGCGATTGAAGTGGCTTGGAACAGAGGAAATACTGATGCAATTGATGATATTTTTGGATATACTGTTTCTGCAGTGAAAGCGAAACCTACAAATTCAGAATTCATTGCAATGATTGCAGATAAATTGAGATTAGCACATAAAACTGATACAGTTAAAAAAGAAAGCATTTATAATTATAAAGATTTTATGTTAAAATAG